Proteins encoded within one genomic window of Komagataella phaffii GS115 chromosome 3, complete sequence:
- a CDS encoding Conserved nuclear protein required to establish sister-chromatid pairing during S-phase, whose protein sequence is MENFHHPFKPYDIQTQLMTAIYDTIAGGYKVGLFESPTGTGKTLSIICSVMSWLREYKTKNPDQGSQQNETEVSDDEPSWVTEAYESTVLPKIKEKQREYEIVLEKVKSQKRGKVVHKVKEREFKRVKKNTDQEELDDSQFLLKDYNANEKNDLDSIQDEVNALLKKISQKDSNSDPFQNLERSQTRILFSSRTHSQLNQFTSQLRLTSFPSSLGAVEEHIKYLPIGSRKQLCINPKVNHYQSLPLLNEACLEAQKDSNCKYYDQPNNPQTMQRMQEFRDYTYSEIHDIEDLNGIGESLDICPYYSIRKSIPLSEIISLPYQMLLERNTRQILNIDLRNSIVIVDEAHNLMDTIMALNSTSLSYKELIDMRKSLKYYLQKFSTRMNSGNRINCLKLVKLTELLLTYIKRKKETRIKPGEKLDLMDIFPTNVDINIFQLETYLTTSKLAFKVETYMEKCSGRHANHASPLLFKLKKFLSSLSHPSDNGCFFFEVAGDDISLKFLLLDPSEIFQDIVDESRCVILAGGTMEPMEDYVNFLFKHTPRNKIKMFSCDHIIPKNNLKVFALSNGMEGNLLNFSFSNRESPAIIKDLGTSILKIVQCVPGGTVIFFPSYKYLEKVVEHWKLTSPLMWSTLNRLKDIFTEPTDSGKVEDVLSDYSRKISENPKRGAILFSVVGGKMSEGINFQDDLARGIIMVGLPFPNAFSGELIARRKFIEDSVLKETNSRKASLQASKDFYENICMRSVNQSVGRAIRHINDYAVIFLLDNRYNNTNIQQKLSGWIRKRFASFTMSKAISETEDFFRNRKLHQVK, encoded by the coding sequence ATGGAAAACTTCCATCATCCTTTCAAACCGTATGACATCCAGACTCAGTTGATGACAGCAATATATGACACAATTGCTGGTGGTTATAAGGTAGGATTGTTTGAAAGTCCAACCGGAACAGGAAAAACCCTATCAATCATATGCTCTGTTATGTCATGGCTGAGAGAGTATAAGACAAAGAATCCTGATCAAGGGAGCCAGCAAAATGAAACAGAAGTTAGTGACGATGAACCTTCATGGGTCACTGAAGCTTATGAGAGTACTGTTTTGCCCAAAATCAAGGAAAAGCAAAGGGAGTACGAAATTGTCCTTGAAAAGGTCAAATCTCAAAAGCGTGGTAAGGTGGTTCATAAGGTcaaggaaagagaatttaAAAGGGTTAAAAAGAACACGGACCAAGAAGAGCTTGACGATAGTCAGTTTTTGTTAAAAGATTATAATGccaatgaaaaaaatgatcTAGATTCCATACAAGATGAGGTAAATGCTTTGCTTAAAAAAATAAGTCAGAAAGACTCAAACTCGGATCCATTTCagaatttggaaagatcGCAAACTAGAATcttattttcttcaagaacacACTCTCAGTTGAACCAGTTTACTTCACAGCTACGATTAACTTcctttccttcttcattAGGAGCTGTAGAAGAGCATATAAAGTACCTCCCAATAGGATCTCGGAAACAATTGTGCATTAACCCAAAAGTGAACCATTACCAATCGTTACCACTATTAAATGAAGCATGCTTAGAGGCCCAAAAGGATAGCAATTGTAAATATTATGATCAACCAAATAACCCACAGACCATGCAAAGGATGCAAGAGTTTAGAGATTATACCTACAGTGAAATTCATGATATAGAGGATCTCAATGGCATAGGTGAGTCGTTAGACATTTGTCCATATTATAGTATCAGGAAATCAATTCCACTTTCTGAGATCATTTCATTGCCGTATCAGATGCTTCTGGAGCGAAACACAAGACAAATATTGAACATAGACCTTAGGAATTCGATTGTCATAGTCGACGAGGCACACAACCTCATGGACACCATAATGGCTCTTAATTCAACGAGCCTTTCCTATAAAGAACTCATCGATATGAGAAAAAGCTTAAAATACTACTTACAAAAGTTTTCGACCCGTATGAATTCGGGCAACCGTATTAATTGTTTGAAGTTGGTCAAGTTGACTGAATTGTTGTTGACTTATataaagagaaagaaagaaactaGGATCAAACCTGGggaaaagcttgatctTATGGATATTTTCCCTACTAATGTTGAtatcaatatttttcaattggagaCCTACCTCACAACATCTAAACTTGcgttcaaagttgaaacgTACATGGAGAAATGTAGTGGAAGACACGCCAACCACGCATCTCctcttctcttcaaattgaagaagtttctgTCATCTTTATCACATCCCTCAGATAATGGctgttttttctttgaagtgGCAGGCGATGATATTTCCCTCAAGTTTTTACTCCTAGATCCAagtgaaatatttcaagatATAGTCGATGAATCCAGATGTGTAATTCTCGCTGGAGGCACTATGGAACCTATGGAAGACTATGTCaactttctcttcaaacacaCACCAAGgaacaagatcaaaatgTTCAGTTGTGACCATATAATACCCAAGAACAACCTTAAGGTTTTTGCTCTTTCCAACGGTATGGAGGGTAATTtattgaacttttctttttcaaatagAGAAAGTCCTGCCATAATTAAGGATTTAGGAACGtcaatattgaaaatagtTCAATGTGTTCCAGGTGGAACTgttatttttttccccAGCTATAAGTATCTagaaaaagttgttgaGCATTGGAAACTAACGTCCCCTCTGATGTGGTCTACACTTAATCGTTTAAAGGATATCTTCACCGAGCCAACAGATTCAGGTAAGGTGGAGGACGTTTTGTCTGATTACTCCCGAAAGATTTCTGAAAACCCCAAGAGAGGAgcaattttgttttctgTTGTTGGAGGTAAGATGTCAGAAGGTATCAATTTTCAGGATGATTTAGCAAGGGGAATTATAATGGTTGGACTTCCCTTCCCAAATGCATTCTCAGGAGAATTAATCGCTAGGAGGAAGTTCATAGAGGATTcagttttgaaggaaacaAACTCAAGGAAAGCAAGCCTCCAAgcttccaaagatttttaCGAGAATATTTGCATGAGGTCAGTAAATCAAAGTGTTGGTAGGGCTATTCGTCACATCAATGACTATGCAGTCATTTTTCTGCTTGACAATCGTTACAATAACACGAATATCCAGCAGAAACTCTCTGGTTGGATTAGGAAACGATTTGCAAGCTTTACTATGAGCAAAGCTATCTCCGAGACTGAAGACTTCTTTAGAAACAGAAAACTTCACCAGGTCAAGTAG
- a CDS encoding Transcriptional repressor involved in response to pH and in cell wall construction, with product MFGNTGLPSISSNIARADNEQRTSNTTFNVHPTTYLNPSIANNTALIANKLNGIQHDFNASATSSSSNNESASPNSVASYTDSSVQSPSAAPEKPEFPSLKFHPRQTTTTGPLLSSDLLNVQAHNQNQQFNHPTHQNLYPLDGNDLNAPWNSYDSQRPRASSMNTTPFTVQTSSLMATGVGKRKPRKQKLDDSNGPFQCKWEECPLVFDDAKVLYQHLCDFHVGRKCNKNLSLNCKWDGCDVSTVKRDHITSHLRVHVPLKPFGCNLCNKKFKRPQDLKKHVKTHADDNELQEITPPTEYSVHHQKVPMSFPDSRKRAFNDVLSQNFGTFYEEIKRSKIQPMYNSDIATKLNSLGNMIPTNQPFQQQQQHLQPGLPYHGHSAYNHSNHGSLQDQHMSLPVPQSFPPTNKVSNIPTQHELFEANSFFNQLSNTMDHTAHHQAHVHPQPLENAHVDAENYIEVHDDHHHAAHNQALYPTINVPGGNYSSFYPQISNRYETNSNSKNSSISVNQKSSVNTLRNLTGLLDKLDINEANGSESSSDVEDSELSTTSSDEETEDININDFLKHRQLVQLIQEYIQDALKQSKAVEQSATTTMKEGSSLYPTIVV from the coding sequence ATGTTTGGAAACACAGGCTTGCCATCAATCTCCTCAAATATTGCAAGAGCGGACAATGAACAAAGAACTTCCAATACAACTTTTAACGTTCACCCAACAACTTACCTGAACCCCTCCATTGCTAACAACACAGCCTTAATAGCAAATAAGTTGAACGGAATTCAACACGACTTTAACGCTTCCGCTACGTCGTCTTCGTCCAACAACGAGTCCGCTTCTCCTAATTCAGTTGCTTCATACACCGACTCCTCTGTCCAGTCGCCCTCCGCCGCCCCGGAAAAACCAGAGTTTCcgtctttgaagtttcatCCTAGGCagacaacaacaacaggTCCTCTTCTCTCCTCAGACCTACTAAATGTTCAAGCCCACAATCAGAATCAGCAGTTCAACCACCCCACCCACCAAAACTTGTATCCCTTGGATGGAAATGATTTGAACGCTCCTTGGAACTCATATGACTCGCAGCGTCCCAGGGCATCCTCTATGAATACTACTCCATTTACAGTCCAAACCTCCTCGTTAATGGCTACAGGGGTAGGAAAGAGAAAACCCCGCAAGCAGAAACTAGACGACTCAAATGGGCCATTCCAGTGCAAGTGGGAAGAATGTCCTTTAGTTTTTGACGATGCCAAGGTCTTATACCAACATCTATGTGACTTCCATGTGGGACGCAAGTGCAACAAGAACTTGTCTTTGAACTGTAAATGGGACGGTTGTGACGTCTCCACTGTTAAGAGAGACCATATCACTTCTCACTTGAGAGTTCACGTTCCCTTAAAGCCTTTTGGTTGCAATCTATGTAACAAGAAATTCAAGAGACCTCAAGATCTTAAGAAACATGTTAAGACCCATGCTGATGACAATGAATTGCAAGAAATTACTCCTCCTACGGAATATAGTGTACATCATCAAAAGGTTCCTATGAGTTTCCCAGATTCTCGGAAGAGGGCATTCAATGATGTTTTGTCCCAAAATTTTGGTACATTCTACGAGGAAATCAAGAGATCCAAGATTCAACCCATGTACAATAGTGATATTGCTACCAAGCTGAACAGCTTAGGTAATATGATTCCTACAAACCAACctttccaacaacaacagcaacacTTGCAACCAGGGCTGCCTTATCACGGCCATTCTGCTTACAACCATTCTAATCATGGTTCGTTGCAGGATCAGCACATGTCTCTCCCAGTACCTCAAAGCTTTCCTCCTACCAAcaaagtttccaacatTCCAACACAACACGAACTCTTTGAGGCTAATAGTTTCTTTAATCAATTGTCGAATACCATGGATCATACAGCTCATCACCAAGCTCACGTACATCCTCAGCCTCTCGAGAATGCTCATGTTGATGCTGAGAACTACATTGAAGTTCATGATGATCACCACCATGCCGCCCACAATCAAGCATTGTATCCAACTATTAATGTCCCTGGAGGAAACTATTCTTCGTTCTACCCCCAGATCAGTAACCGTTATGAGACTAATTCCAACTCAAAGAATAGCAGTATCAGTGTGAACCAGAAGTCATCTGTAAATACTCTTCGAAACTTGACAGGATTGCTGGACAAACTTGACATTAACGAGGCTAATGGTTCTGAGAGTTCCTCagatgttgaagattcTGAACTATCTACTACCTCCTCCGATGAGGAAACCGAAGATATCAACATCAACGATTTCCTTAAACATAGGCAGTTGGTACAGCTCATTCAAGAGTACATTCAAGATGCTTTGAAGCAATCCAAGGCTGTGGAACAATCTGCTACTACGACTATGAAAGAAGGCAGTTCTTTATATCCTACTATTGTTGTTTGA
- a CDS encoding Ornithine carbamoyltransferase (carbamoylphosphate:L-ornithine carbamoyltransferase) yields the protein MSMFKIPKLVLSQGFPSLNRKLAQTTKPPRSLISILELSNQELSSLVERAAYHKTQYKSGKISSQVSPSLFGKVAALLFTKRSTRTRISSEGAAVYFGAHPMFLGKDDIQLGVNESFYDTTKVISSMTSCIFARVDKHSQIQELAQHSTVPIINSLCDRFHPLQAITDILTIREAFGFTKGLKLAWVGDSNNVINDLAIAAIRSGINVSIAIPQGIEMDEEIISKGQQIAQETDTVLEVTHDPKKAVKDANVLVTDTFVSMGQEAESKAKLAQFQGFQISSDLASGAAPDWKFMHCLPRHKEEVTDEVFYSDRSLVFPEAENRLYAAIAALEGFVINEGRLV from the coding sequence atgagCATGTTTAAGATCCCTAAGTTAGTGTTATCTCAAGGATTTCCAAGCCTAAATAGAAAACTAGCTCAGACTACCAAACCTCCAAGGTCCTTAATCTCCATCTTGGAACTAAGTAACCAAGAACTAAGTTCATTGGTTGAAAGAGCAGCATACCACAAGACACAATATAAGTCAGGCAAAATCTCCTCTCAGGTATCACCGTCGctgtttggaaaagttgCAGCCCTTCTTTTTACAAAAAGATCCACTAGAACAAGAATATCCAGCGAGGGAGCAGCAGTGTATTTCGGGGCACACCCCATGTTTCTAGGTAAGGATGATATTCAGCTTGGAGTCAACGAGTCCTTCTATGACACTACGAAAGTGATCTCCTCTATGACGTCTTGTATCTTTGCCCGTGTTGATAAACATTCTCAAATCCAAGAACTTGCTCAACATTCCACAGTGCCTATCATAAATTCTTTGTGTGATAGATTCCACCCATTGCAGGCTATTACAGATATTCTGACCATTCGTGAGGCATTCGGCTTCACCAAAGGTCTAAAGTTGGCTTGGGTAGGTGATTCCAACAATGTCATCAATGATCTTGCAATCGCAGCCATTCGTTCTGGAATTAACGTTTCAATTGCCATTCCTCAAGGAATAGAAATGGATGAGGAAATTATTTCCAAAGGCCAACAGATTGCACAGGAAACAGACACTGTTTTGGAAGTTACTCATGACCCAAAGAAGGCTGTCAAAGATGCCAATGTCCTTGTCACAGACACCTTTGTCTCTATGGGACAAGAAGCAGAATCCAAGGCAAAATTGGCTCAATTTCAaggttttcaaatctctaGTGACTTGGCTTCAGGTGCTGCCCCGGATTGGAAATTCATGCACTGCTTGCCGCGTCATAAAGAGGAAGTGACCGACGAAGTTTTCTACTCTGACCGTTCTTTGGTGTTCCCCGAGGCCGAGAACCGATTGTACGCTGCCATTGCTGCCCTTGAAGGATTCGTTATCAACGAAGGTCGTTTGGTATAA
- a CDS encoding ER membrane protein yields the protein MLLKLIWVFTTTVILQATLASADLSFCSTQNTGSDSSYSLYQSNGLCRDTCNGQGAYFAVLSGSECFCSNVAPSEQTSLSDCSSSCPGYPIEQCAGNGYYGYIQLRSGASTLASSSSTTVSSETETDGTTSSDPTSSSGTTSSSTSSSSSSSSSSPTSSTSSTSSTSSTTSSSSSSSTRSSSSVSPSTSSESGTSSSTASTTSPPSISTVYSVTTVSGTDRTLIVSTQYISTFPSTPTDTSTDSATDSSSRSANSNSFWDSTGKVAGTFVAVAVVVILLLLLIGLLLYRRYSKRHGDEADSASGSNISSLMYLKNGTLEKNNNFHTHTASNGDTLVPINIAESDNIVDQRLDPGQMFMNLNNSRGSFSDHRDYTRRVLRVANPENDLDPSDLETPGNNA from the coding sequence atgttgttgaagttgatttgGGTATTTACCACAACGGTAATTCTTCAAGCGACTCTAGCCAGCGCCGACCtatctttttgttcaacaCAGAATACCGGCTCCGATTCGTCGTATTCCTTGTATCAATCAAATGGTCTTTGCAGAGATACCTGTAACGGCCAAGGAGCATATTTTGCTGTCTTGTCAGGTAGTGAATGTTTCTGCTCCAACGTTGCGCCGAGTGAGCAAACGTCACTTTCAGACTGTTCAAGCAGCTGTCCCGGATATCCTATAGAACAATGCGCTGGAAACGGCTATTACGGATACATTCAATTGAGAAGTGGCGCCAGTACGTTGGCGTCGAGCTCATCTACTACAGTCAGTTCCGAGACCGAAACTGATGGGACTACCTCGTCCGATCCTACGAGCTCATCCGGGACAACcagttcttcaacttcctctAGTTCCTCTAGTTCCTCGAGCTCCCCTACTAGCTCCACCAGTTCTACATCGAGTACAAGTTCAACAACGAGctcaagttcaagttcttccacAAGGTCATCAAGCTCCGTATCCCCTTCAACAAGTAGTGAATCTGGCACTTCGTCATCCACAGCATCAACTACGTCACCGCCATCCATATCAACCGTTTACTCAGTGACCACCGTCAGTGGAACAGACCGTACGCTTATTGTATCGACACAGTACATCTCAACTTTTCCATCAACCCCCACAGACACTTCAACAGACAGTGCCACTGATAGCAGCTCAAGAAGCGCAAACTCAAACTCGTTTTGGGATTCTACAGGGAAAGTGGCCGGCACATTTGTGGCCGTTGCGGTGGTTGTAATTCTTCTACTTCTGCTCATAGGTTTACTACTATACAGGCGATACTCCAAGAGACACGGAGACGAAGCAGACTCGGCTTCAGGATCCAACATTTCGTCTCTAATGTACCTCAAGAACGGTACACTAGAGAAAAACAACAATTTCCATACTCATACTGCATCCAATGGTGACACTTTAGTCCCCATCAACATAGCAGAAAGTGACAACATTGTCGACCAAAGGCTGGATCCAGGTCAGATGTTTATGAATCTGAACAATTCCAGGGGTTCTTTCTCAGACCATAGGGACTACACGCGGCGTGTACTTCGTGTGGCAAATCCAGAGAATGACCTAGATCCGTCTGATCTAGAGACCCCAGGAAATAATGCCTAA
- a CDS encoding Mitochondrial 3-hydroxyacyl-thioester dehydratase involved in fatty acid biosynthesis translates to MLLSTRYLCRAYSITSTNQVLKVKERLAQSQWSNTDYCISGYPATQLYWLLKSSLSRNTPGRQKLGNVLDPLHSTLKGEGEFKRGNQVPFGYHFLYCNPLSTDKELGLDGYDNYASPAEFTTDGTVAGQLFRRRMWVGGSILNSGIPFSVGEEVTLTERVKRMKCLGKDPSSLDFKSMTTTRREFRNGHKALMMVEERKLVFFNDQFRSTIHENTLDLPTPQFRHVFTPSLFSNIKYSSLISNTHKIHYDARYAQDEGYPDVLVSGPFIVNLCLHYFSNVASNLTIKEFKYKNISPMFPGKEYQICLAKDEDRKYQIWIQSPKGGLVVFFHGTLTLEGVDNIASQQ, encoded by the coding sequence ATGTTACTGTCCACACGTTATCTGTGCAGGGCATATTCAATTACCTCTACCAACCAAGTGTTAAAGGTCAAAGAACGATTAGCTCAATCCCAATGGAGTAATACTGATTACTGTATATCTGGATATCCAGCTACTCAACTTTATTGGCTACTAAAATCAAGCCTGTCGAGAAATACGCCAGGGAGACAAAAGCTTGGAAATGTGTTAGATCCGTTGCATTCCACATTGAAAGGAGAAGGAGAGTTTAAAAGGGGTAATCAAGTTCCGTTTGGCTACCACTTCTTGTATTGTAATCCACTATCTACAGATAAAGAGTTAGGTCTAGACGGCTATGATAATTATGCATCCCCAGCAGAATTTACCACTGATGGAACAGTTGCAGGTCAACTTTTCAGGAGGAGAATGTGGGTCGGTGGAAGCATTTTAAATAGTGGAATCCCATTTTCGGTTGGCGAAGAGGTTACGCTAACAGAAAGGGTAAAACGAATGAAATGTCTGGGTAAGGATCCTTCAAGTTTAGATTTTAAATCAATGACTACAACCAGAAGGGAGTTTCGAAACGGTCATAAAGCACTTATGATGGTGGAGGAAAGGAAACTTGTGTTCTTCAACGACCAATTCCGTTCCACTATCCACGAAAATACGTTGGATTTACCCACTCCTCAATTTCGGCATGTTTTCACACCATCATTGTTCTCAAATATAAAATACAGCTCATTGATTAGTAACACTCATAAAATACATTATGATGCGCGGTATGCTCAAGATGAAGGATATCCAGATGTTTTGGTAAGTGGTCCCTTCATTGTAAATCTTTGTCttcattatttttcaaacgTTGCAAGCAATTTGACGATAAAGGAGTTCAAGTACAAAAATATAAGTCCGATGTTTCCTGGTAAAGAGTACCAAATATGTCTTGCCAAGGATGAAGATAGGAAGTATCAAATATGGATTCAAAGCCCCAAAGGTGGTTTAGTTGTGTTTTTCCATGGTACACTCACCTTGGAAGGTGTCGATAACATTGCTTCTCAACAATAG
- a CDS encoding Protein kinase that regulates the G2/M transition by inhibition of Cdc28p kinase activity → MLDKNRILRIRKKKDGSVNDASNSRKRSLQSPTTSITSFTSTPLPSSKSGYFNESNENKKPLLKRSTGSLLLSAHRKSQSEEDEADRNDNLLNTTTFNSVKPLPSAFQSTGLLSKKNAGPIQASKTMPETPCKKIRQPLKPLVTNTTPFAQSHVNSTSSSNSSGSGRRSKLKKVVNTSDLQSCILRFADEFDDFYNGENNSSIFRERDMDEDHEDEDIDLSNLDDEHFTGFQGFDALDNFPPTPTKLHQSSSKKMPLGVTLMKRNNMNSKNSPSVADRTNISMNGDTTPRTPIEPLFNTTIDSFGTYNTTNPTPMVQRNMNPNQYKSEQLPHSYNDFTNEFFTQQTQTSVAMDEHLFSRFKNGSVVGSGEFSIVYEVQYQGVKYAVKRNKNKLAGPKSRLRRLEEVEILQTLQRNVPDDYEGSEYTLQFIDSWEYQNYLYIMTEYCENGSLDRFLLENGKITRLDEWRVWKILVEILMGLRYIHNSGILHLDLKPANIFITFEGCLKIGDFGMASKLPIPPFFEREGDREYIAPEIISNQIYDKPADIFSVGLIMVEIAANIILPDNGLSWHKLRSGDLSDAGKLSSTDLNRQLLQFQKDHTTPNTSIMSSVFTHDNNSGSSFLNHPTSAATTSSSGTTNTTYSSKVKSKLGVPPWAPEFLVDGEGILDTLVKMMINPNPSMRPDANVILNTFECQLVELRRKSGAVVYEGDFGPYPDEQELKLEQQLSLQSREYPMIKHL, encoded by the coding sequence ATGCTAGACAAAAATAGAATCTTGCGAATCCgcaagaagaaagatggCTCCGTGAATGACGCCTCTAACTCAAGAAAGCGTTCCCTTCAGTCACCCACAACAAGCATAACAAGTTTCACATCGACTCCGCTGCCATCAAGCAAATCGGGATATTTTAACGAAAGTAACGAAAACAAAAAACCTCTGTTGAAACGAAGCACTGGATCATTATTACTTTCGGCCCATCGTAAATCTCAAtctgaagaggatgaagcCGATAGGAATGATAACCTACTCAACACGACAACGTTCAACTCTGTTAAGCCACTTCCTTCTGCTTTTCAATCTACAGGTTTATTAAGCAAGAAGAATGCGGGCCCCATCCAAGCGTCTAAGACTATGCCCGAGACGCCTTGCAAAAAGATACGACAGCCGTTGAAACCTCTTGTAACAAACACAACTCCTTTTGCACAGTCGCATGTGAATTCaacctcttcttctaaCTCTTCTGGATCGGGTCGTAGATCGAAGCTAAAGAAGGTGGTAAATACCTCTGATTTACAAAGCTGTATCCTACGGTTTGCCGAcgaatttgatgatttcTACAATGGTGAAAACAACAGTTCAATTTTCAGGGAGAGAGACATGGATGAAGATCATGAGGATGAGGACATTGATTTGAGCAATTTGGACGACGAGCATTTTACAGGGTTTCAAGGCTTTGATGCGCTGGATAATTTTCCGCCTACCCCTACCAAGTTGCATCAATCCAGCAGTAAAAAAATGCCATTGGGAGTTACTTTAATGAAACGCAACAATATGAACTCCAAGAACAGTCCCAGTGTAGCCGACAGAACCAACATTAGCATGAATGGTGATACCACTCCACGAACCCCAATTGAACCTCTTTTCAACACAACGATAGACAGCTTCGGAACTTATAACACAACCAACCCCACACCTATGGTCCAGAGAAATATGAATCCTAATCAATATAAATCTGAACAGCTGCCACACTCTTATAATGACTTTACGAATGAATTTTTCACCCAACAAACACAGACTTCTGTGGCTATGGATGAGCATCTCTTTAGCCGGTTTAAAAATGGTTCTGTTGTTGGCTCTGGCGAGTTTTCAATCGTCTACGAAGTACAATATCAGGGAGTCAAATATGCTGTTAAGAGAAATAAAAACAAGCTGGCTGGTCCCAAAAGCCGTTTACGAAGGTTAGAGGAGGTGGAAATTTTGCAGACTTTGCAACGTAATGTACCTGATGACTATGAAGGCTCTGAATACACGTTACAATTCATTGATTCTTGGGAGTATCAAAACTACCTCTACATTATGACAGAATATTGTGAGAATGGATCTCTGGATAGATTCCTCTTAGAAAATGGCAAAATTACTAGGTTGGATGAATGGAGAGTGTGGAAAATTTTAGTTGAAATACTAATGGGTCTACGATACATTCATAATAGTGGGATTCTTCATCTAGATCTGAAACCTGCTAATATATTTATAACATTTGAGGGATGCTTGAAAATTGGTGATTTCGGAATGGCTTCCAAACTACCGATTCCTcctttttttgaaagagaaggagataGAGAGTACATTGCTCCAGAGATAATATCAAATCAAATTTACGATAAGCCAGCAGATATATTCTCTGTTGGACTTATCATGGTCGAAATTGCTGCCAATATCATATTACCGGACAACGGATTGAGTTGGCACAAGCTTCGTTCAGGGGATCTTTCTGATGCCGGTAAGCTGTCATCTACCGACCTCAACAGgcaacttcttcaatttcagaaaGATCATACGACACCAAACACATCCATAATGTCCTCAGTTTTCACTCATGATAACAATAGCGGCAGTTCATTTTTAAACCATCCAACATCGGCAGCCACTACTTCATCGTCTGGTACGACAAACACGACatattcttccaaagtAAAGTCAAAGCTTGGTGTCCCGCCATGGGCTCCAGAGTTTTTAGTAGATGGCGAAGGTATTCTAGATACCTTAgtgaaaatgatgattAATCCGAACCCAAGCATGAGGCCTGACGCTAATGTTATTCTGAACACATTTGAATGTCAATTAGTAGAGCTTCGAAGAAAGAGTGGAGCTGTTGTATATGAAGGTGACTTCGGCCCTTATCCGGATGAACAGGAACTTAAGCTAGAACAACAACTTAGCTTACAATCTAGGGAGTACCCAATGATAAAACATTTGTAA